The DNA segment CACACTACCAAACCGGTGCCGGCACCCATTTTCCTTGAGTATCTTGATGGAAAAATGGTCCGGAAATACGGTAGCAGATTTACCGTTAAGTACACCTGCATAAGCAAGCGTGATTGGCGCCAGTTCAATCGCCGCCACCAGCCGCCCTGCTGCGACAAATTCACGGCAGATGCGTTGCAGGACACTATCTTGCCAGTAAACGGAAGCCCCAGAACCATCAATGAGCACCAGTGCGGCAAAATCATCAGGTGCCATCTCCCTCAATTTCCGCTGAGGTTTTACCAAAAGACCATCAATCCCCTGCGCCACACTAGTATCCACAGCAACCGTCACCACCTGAATTTTTGCCCGTTCAATCACCTTCACAACCGTTTCAAACTCATCGTCACGAAACAGCTGCTGGGGGACAAAAACCGCCACCGGTAGCGCCGCAACAAGATGAAAAGCCATTAGTAACAATAGATATATATTACCACACATCTACATTAATAATAACCCAACAGATGCCTATGTCAAGAAAAAGCAATGTGTAATTTAACAAGTTTTTATTTTACAATGACTTAGACGATAGGTAGCAATGATTGACAATTCGTAAGTTGTTTTTATTATAAGGTTGTGGCACGTGGACTTGTGATAATGCCCACCTATAATGAGGCGGGCAATATTGAGCGAATCATTCCGATTGTGCTGGCGCAATCACCGGAACTGGATATCCTGGTGATTGACGACAATTCGCCTGACGGCACCGCTGATATTGTTAAGCGTATCGTGGAGGAAAATCCCCGGGTTAAACTGATTCGCCGGGAAAGGAAACTCGGGCTGGGTACCGCCTATGTCTTGGGCTTCAGGTATGCCCTGGACAACGGCTACGACTACTGCTTTGAGATGGACTCGGACTTTTCGCATCCACCCGAGAAGATTCCGGAGATGATTGCCGCGCTGAACGAGTATGACCTCGTTATCGGCTCAAGGTATTCTGACGGCATCTCCATTGTCAACTGGCCGATGAAAAGGCTCTTACTTTCCTACTTTGCCTGCCTTTATG comes from the candidate division WOR-3 bacterium genome and includes:
- a CDS encoding DJ-1/PfpI family protein encodes the protein MCGNIYLLLLMAFHLVAALPVAVFVPQQLFRDDEFETVVKVIERAKIQVVTVAVDTSVAQGIDGLLVKPQRKLREMAPDDFAALVLIDGSGASVYWQDSVLQRICREFVAAGRLVAAIELAPITLAYAGVLNGKSATVFPDHFSIKILKENGCRHRFGSVVKDGDIITAAKAEHALPFARTVVRVLKERGW
- a CDS encoding polyprenol monophosphomannose synthase, which translates into the protein MARGLVIMPTYNEAGNIERIIPIVLAQSPELDILVIDDNSPDGTADIVKRIVEENPRVKLIRRERKLGLGTAYVLGFRYALDNGYDYCFEMDSDFSHPPEKIPEMIAALNEYDLVIGSRYSDGISIVNWPMKRLLLSYFACLYARKVTGCPIRDLTAGFKAYRCDMLKKLDLNALKEDGYGFQIEIDFLIWRKGGRIKEIPIVFTERRTGVSKMSKRIIWQAFILVLRLRLQRLFGRI